A genomic stretch from Halichoerus grypus chromosome 5, mHalGry1.hap1.1, whole genome shotgun sequence includes:
- the S1PR1 gene encoding sphingosine 1-phosphate receptor 1, which translates to MGSTSVPLVKALRSPVSDYVNYDLIVRHYNYTGKLNIGADKENGIKLSSVVFILICCFIILENIFVLLTIWKTKKFHRPMYYFIGNLALSDLLAGVAYTANLLLSGATTYKLTPAQWFLREGSMFVALSASVFSLLAIAIERYITMLKMKLHNGSNSFRSFLLISACWVISLILGGLPIMGWNCISVLYNCSTVLPLYHKHYILFCTTVFTLLLLAIVILYCRIYSLVRTRSRRLTFRKNTSKASRSSEKSLALLKTVIIVLSVFIACWAPLFILLLLDVGCKVKTCDILFRAEYFLVLAVLNSGTNPIIYTLTNKEMRRAFIRILSCCKCPSGDSAGKFKRPIIAGMEFSRSKSDNSSHPQKDDGDNPETIMSSGNVNSSS; encoded by the coding sequence ATGGGGTCTACCAGTGTCCCGCTGGTGAAGGCCCTCCGCAGTCCTGTCTCCGACTATGTCAACTATGACCTTATCGTCCGGCATTATAACTACACAGGAAAGCTGAATATCGGCGCGGACAAGGAGAATGGCATTAAACTGAGCTCGGTGGTGTTCATTCTCATCTGCTGTTTTATCATCCTAGAGAACATCTTTGTCTTGCTGACCATTTGGAAAACCAAGAAGTTCCACCGACCTATGTACTATTTTATTGGCAACCTGGCCCTCTCAGACCTGTTGGCAGGAGTGGCCTACACAGCCAACCTGCTCTTGTCTGGCGCTACCACCTACAAGCTCACCCCCGCCCAGTGGTTTCTGCGGGAAGGGAGTATGTTTGTGGCCTTGTCTGCCTCCGTGTTCAGCCTCCTAGCCATCGCCATCGAGCGCTATATCACAATGCTGAAAATGAAACTCCACAATGGGAGCAACAGCTTCCGCTCCTTCCTGCTGATCAGTGCCTGCTGGGTCATCTCCCTCATCCTGGGTGGCCTGCCCATCATGGGCTGGAACTGCATCAGCGTGCTGTACAACTGCTCCACCGTCCTGCCGCTCTACCACAAGCACTATATCCTCTTCTGCACCACTGTCTTCACTCTGCTCCTGCTCGCCATCGTCATCCTCTACTGCCGGATCTACTCCTTGGTCAGGACTCGGAGCCGCCGTCTGACCTTCCGCAAGAACACGTCTAAGGCCAGCCGCAGCTCGGAGAAGTCGCTGGCGCTGCTCAAGACCGTGATTATCGTCCTGAGCGTCTTCATCGCCTGCTGGGCGCCCCTCTTCATCCTGCTCCTGCTGGACGTGGGCTGCAAGGTGAAGACCTGCGACATCCTCTTCAGAGCCGAGTACTTTCTGGTGCTGGCAGTGCTCAACTCCGGCACCAACCCCATCATTTATACTCTGACCAACAAGGAGATGCGCCGGGCCTTCATCCGGATCCTGTCCTGCTGCAAATGCCCCAGCGGGGACTCCGCGGGCAAATTCAAGCGACCCATCATTGCCGGCATGGAATTCAGCCGCAGTAAGTCGGACAACTCCTCCCACCCGCAGAAGGACGATGGGGACAACCCAGAGACCATTATGTCCTCTGGAAATGTCAACTCTTCTTCCTAA